A window of Apium graveolens cultivar Ventura chromosome 8, ASM990537v1, whole genome shotgun sequence contains these coding sequences:
- the LOC141680618 gene encoding protein SLOW GREEN 1, chloroplastic-like, whose amino-acid sequence MALSSPLITKFHLSLFRIKPRTLVAPPLNLSFKISKPYKTATHHMQSIKAKTPSHEPIFRSLRNTAVVIVFAASMMGKFQSLASRAENQPILTEEITSQDETEMLSSDAIETMRQLMDQKYEAGEYEECLKISKKLISAQPERPIWKISLATVLKQMGETEKAFGILDEVLSKNPIEPHALFENAVWMGLEGKEEEAIERLEKALKIAKERNNATEIRDVRLIIAQIKFLQKKPDEALESFNELEKEDPTDIRIVFCKGLLYYCTDRKTEATEQFDKYFELIPNAPPAGDGYMTTCPKIRPPGI is encoded by the coding sequence ATGGCTCTGAGCTCACCTTTGATCACCAAGTTCCACTTATCTCTCTTTCGGATCAAACCCAGAACCCTTGTTGCACCACCTTTGAATCTCTCTTTCAAAATATCAAAACCATACAAAACTGCCACCCACCATATGCAAAGCATCAAGGCGAAAACTCCCTCACATGAACCCATCTTTCGAAGTCTCAGAAACACAGCCGTAGTGATCGTTTTTGCTGCCTCGATGATGGGAAAGTTCCAAAGTCTAGCCAGCAGAGCTGAAAACCAGCCAATTCTAACGGAAGAAATCACAAGTCAAGATGAAACTGAAATGTTGAGTTCTGATGCTATTGAAACAATGCGGCAGTTAATGGACCAAAAATATGAAGCCGGGGAATATGAAGAGTGTTTAAAAATCTCGAAAAAGTTAATATCAGCACAACCGGAACGTCCGATATGGAAAATATCACTGGCAACGGTGTTGAAACAAATGGGGGAAACAGAGAAAGCCTTCGGCATTCTTGACGAGGTGTTGTCTAAAAATCCGATAGAACCGCACGCATTATTTGAGAATGCAGTGTGGATGGGTTTGGAAGGAAAGGAAGAGGAGGCAATAGAAAGGCTGGAAAAAGCTTTGAAGATTGCTAAAGAAAGGAACAATGCTACTGAAATAAGAGATGTGAGGTTGATTATAGCTCAAAtcaagtttctgcagaaaaaacCTGATGAAGCACTGGAGAGTTTTAACGAGCTTGAAAAAGAGGATCCTACAGACATCAGGATTGTTTTCTGTAAAGGATTGTTATATTATTGTACTGATAGAAAGACAGAAGCAACAGAGCAATTCGACAAGTATTTCGAACTTATACCCAACGCTCCTCCGGCTGGTGATGGTTATATGACTACTTGCCCAAAAATTAGACCTCCAGGAATTTAG